A window from uncultured Desulfobacter sp. encodes these proteins:
- a CDS encoding type II toxin-antitoxin system VapC family toxin, whose product MLKYMLDTNIVIYVIKRRPLEVLDLFNAHAGRMCISSITLAELLHGVEKSSMVSHNLRKVEDFVSRIEVLPYDDNAAAHYGNIRADLEKKGTPIGVNDLHIAGHARSESLILVSNNIREFVRVDGLRLENWIETK is encoded by the coding sequence ATGCTGAAATATATGTTGGACACCAATATCGTTATTTATGTGATTAAACGTCGACCACTTGAAGTATTGGACCTTTTTAACGCCCATGCAGGCCGGATGTGTATTAGTTCAATAACGTTAGCAGAATTATTACATGGTGTTGAAAAAAGCTCTATGGTGTCACACAATCTGCGAAAAGTAGAAGATTTTGTATCACGTATAGAAGTCCTTCCCTATGATGATAATGCCGCCGCCCACTATGGAAATATCAGAGCGGATTTAGAAAAGAAAGGTACGCCTATCGGGGTCAATGATCTGCATATTGCAGGCCATGCCCGAAGTGAATCTTTAATCCTGGTTTCTAACAACATACGTGAATTTGTGAGAGTCGATGGTTTGCGGCTCGAAAATTGGATAGAAACAAAGTGA
- the vapB gene encoding type II toxin-antitoxin system VapB family antitoxin, with the protein MDVGTVFVNNRTQAVRLPVDSRFPENVKKVVVRVVGKDRILSPVENTWDSFFLSEDGVSDDFMTERASQEQSERESF; encoded by the coding sequence ATGGATGTAGGAACCGTCTTTGTAAATAATAGAACCCAAGCGGTAAGATTACCAGTTGACAGCAGATTCCCGGAAAATGTGAAAAAAGTTGTTGTGCGTGTTGTCGGCAAAGACCGTATACTTTCACCTGTGGAAAACACATGGGATAGCTTTTTTCTTTCTGAAGATGGCGTCTCAGATGATTTTATGACGGAACGTGCTTCACAAGAACAATCAGAAAGGGAATCTTTTTGA
- a CDS encoding plasmid pRiA4b ORF-3 family protein translates to MNERFYLLKIQLLDIEPAIWRSFVVPASITLDRLHDVIQIVMGWTDSHLHEFTIGKKRYTEYPESKEDGLVCGRYRLGNLIKQKGRTFGYLYDFGDSWEHELVLEESRYFNPELRTELACLEGERACPPEDVGGVPGYFEFCNALKDPSHEEHEGYMEWSGGDYDSDRFDSGSINWELMKYLRWSRDRYQNWGGVE, encoded by the coding sequence ATGAACGAACGATTTTATCTGCTGAAAATACAACTGCTTGATATCGAACCGGCAATCTGGCGTAGTTTTGTGGTACCCGCCAGCATTACGCTGGACCGGCTGCACGATGTCATTCAGATTGTCATGGGTTGGACCGACAGCCATCTGCACGAATTCACCATCGGTAAAAAACGATACACGGAATACCCGGAATCGAAAGAAGACGGGCTGGTTTGCGGCAGGTACCGTCTTGGAAATCTGATCAAACAGAAAGGCCGCACCTTTGGTTATCTGTATGATTTCGGGGATAGCTGGGAGCATGAACTTGTTCTGGAGGAAAGCCGCTATTTCAATCCGGAACTGAGAACGGAGCTGGCCTGTCTTGAAGGCGAACGCGCCTGCCCTCCTGAAGATGTAGGCGGCGTACCCGGCTACTTTGAATTCTGCAACGCCCTGAAGGACCCGAGCCATGAAGAGCACGAAGGTTACATGGAATGGTCCGGTGGCGATTACGACAGTGATCGGTTTGATTCTGGTTCTATCAACTGGGAGTTGATGAAATACCTCCGTTGGTCCCGGGACAGGTATCAAAACTGGGGCGGCGTTGAATGA
- a CDS encoding virulence RhuM family protein, whose product MKTDKNKQLQKAGKKETSIVRSSAAEYLTFVAATGKSGVEAVYADENIWLTQKMIATLYDVDVRTVNYHLKKIFSDSELEEISVIRNFRITASDGKNYNTNHYNLSAIIAVGYKVNSERAVQFRKWATPVIREFTIKGYTMDDERLKNDGTVLGKKYFEEQLERIREIRLSERKFYQKITDIYATSIDYDVTAQATKRFFATVQNKLHWAIHGQTAAEVIVDRADHQKQNMGLSTWKDAPKGKIQKFDVSVAKNYLTESEMAQLQRLVSAYLDVAEDMALRQIPMTMQDWEARLNKFIEATDREILQDAGKVTAEIAKAHAESEFEKYRIIQDRLFESDFDRVIKQLEQKDSSSNDSQE is encoded by the coding sequence ATGAAGACGGATAAAAACAAGCAACTTCAAAAAGCTGGAAAAAAAGAGACTTCTATTGTTCGTTCCTCGGCGGCCGAGTATCTAACATTTGTTGCAGCCACAGGCAAGAGCGGTGTTGAGGCGGTATACGCAGACGAGAACATCTGGCTGACCCAGAAAATGATAGCCACGCTCTATGACGTTGATGTCAGGACGGTAAACTATCATTTGAAAAAGATATTTAGTGACAGCGAGTTAGAGGAGATTTCAGTTATCCGAAATTTTCGGATAACTGCCTCTGATGGCAAAAATTATAACACCAATCACTACAATCTCTCAGCCATCATCGCCGTCGGTTATAAGGTCAATTCGGAACGAGCTGTGCAATTCCGTAAATGGGCAACTCCGGTTATTCGGGAGTTCACCATCAAGGGGTATACCATGGATGATGAACGCCTGAAGAATGACGGCACTGTCCTTGGGAAAAAGTACTTTGAAGAACAGCTGGAGCGCATCCGGGAAATTCGCCTTTCTGAGCGCAAATTCTACCAGAAGATTACCGATATTTACGCCACATCCATTGATTATGATGTGACTGCTCAAGCCACCAAACGTTTTTTTGCAACCGTCCAGAATAAGCTGCACTGGGCTATTCATGGACAGACGGCTGCAGAGGTAATCGTTGACCGGGCAGACCATCAGAAACAAAACATGGGACTGAGCACTTGGAAGGACGCTCCGAAAGGGAAAATCCAGAAGTTTGATGTCAGCGTAGCCAAAAACTATCTGACCGAGAGTGAGATGGCGCAATTACAACGGCTCGTATCCGCCTATCTGGATGTTGCGGAAGATATGGCTCTTCGCCAGATCCCGATGACCATGCAGGATTGGGAAGCACGTTTGAATAAATTCATTGAAGCCACCGACCGGGAAATCCTGCAGGACGCTGGAAAGGTAACGGCGGAAATAGCCAAGGCCCACGCCGAAAGCGAATTTGAAAAATACCGAATTATTCAGGATCGCCTTTTCGAGAGTGACTTTGACCGGGTTATCAAACAGCTGGAACAGAAGGATAGCTCATCAAATGATAGTCAGGAATAA
- a CDS encoding DUF6880 family protein, with protein sequence MTDSRKQKLIDLGPHALADALLNFAVHSDEADDLIEQLIATPKENVQRFKKKLSGLKHSKRFIDWQGASSFARELEMLLQDLKSGVVDDPLTGIELVAAFYEADNIIFEMCDDSSGNIGDIFRYDAKELFVDYASRCKDKEKIADIILKVNKKDNYGIRDTLIDCAGVCLPEDVIRTMITTLQQWADKEKDEYGKRRHLMLIESLARQIKDAKLFEKTRIASWGKLSTAALIDIARVYLESGDVETAHSWLKKIPEGETFQAYERDKLLEEIYHKQGDSEKLTELLYQKYRSHHSTDTLQALLDVIGHDKRDDVINDEVEQILKTDRLRESDAKFLIAVGKIDEAEEYLLGCTDQLDGKHYGSLLSLAEAMESEDRHLVTSLMYRNLLFSILERGYTKAYPHGIRYLKKLDKLAASVADWKEFNHHEAFKEKIIQAHGRKRSFWSKYEVKK encoded by the coding sequence ATGACTGATTCCCGCAAACAAAAACTGATCGATCTGGGGCCGCACGCCCTTGCAGATGCCTTATTGAATTTTGCAGTCCATTCCGATGAGGCGGATGACCTGATTGAACAGCTGATTGCCACCCCAAAGGAAAATGTTCAACGCTTTAAGAAGAAGCTTTCCGGCCTGAAACATTCAAAGCGATTTATTGACTGGCAGGGAGCCTCCAGTTTTGCCCGAGAACTGGAAATGCTGCTGCAGGATTTAAAATCCGGTGTGGTGGATGATCCGCTCACCGGCATTGAACTTGTTGCGGCATTTTACGAGGCTGACAATATCATTTTTGAGATGTGCGATGACTCCAGCGGAAATATTGGCGATATTTTCCGCTATGATGCTAAAGAACTGTTTGTGGACTATGCTTCACGCTGTAAAGACAAAGAAAAAATTGCGGACATCATTCTTAAGGTAAATAAAAAGGACAATTACGGCATCCGGGACACTTTGATTGATTGTGCAGGAGTGTGTCTGCCTGAGGATGTTATCCGAACGATGATTACAACGCTTCAGCAATGGGCAGACAAAGAAAAAGATGAATACGGCAAACGTCGTCACCTGATGTTGATCGAATCACTGGCCCGCCAGATCAAGGATGCAAAGCTGTTTGAAAAGACGCGCATCGCTTCATGGGGAAAGCTGTCCACAGCGGCGCTGATTGATATTGCCCGGGTATACCTTGAAAGCGGAGATGTTGAAACCGCCCATTCCTGGCTTAAGAAAATCCCGGAAGGTGAAACCTTTCAAGCATACGAGCGGGATAAGCTCCTTGAGGAGATCTACCATAAGCAGGGTGATTCTGAAAAGCTGACGGAGCTTCTGTACCAGAAATACAGATCCCATCATTCCACTGACACCTTGCAGGCGCTTCTGGATGTCATCGGTCATGACAAACGGGATGATGTTATCAATGATGAAGTTGAGCAAATCCTGAAAACCGACAGGCTCCGGGAATCCGATGCCAAATTCCTGATTGCAGTCGGGAAGATAGATGAAGCCGAAGAATATCTTCTGGGGTGTACCGACCAGCTTGATGGTAAACATTACGGCAGTCTGCTTTCTCTGGCAGAAGCGATGGAGTCAGAAGATCGCCATCTTGTCACCAGCCTGATGTACCGCAATCTGCTTTTCTCAATTCTGGAACGTGGGTACACCAAGGCCTATCCCCATGGTATTCGGTATCTAAAAAAGTTAGATAAGCTGGCGGCAAGCGTCGCCGATTGGAAAGAATTTAATCATCACGAAGCTTTCAAAGAGAAGATCATTCAGGCCCATGGCCGAAAACGAAGCTTCTGGTCAAAATATGAGGTGAAGAAATGA
- a CDS encoding double-cubane-cluster-containing anaerobic reductase: MTPELGAKLQQITEQNIMDIEAHKQQGKSVVGFYCLYGPTELAVAADAIPLPLCGTRQDPIEAAEQTLPRNLCPLIKSSYGFAVTGTCPFFKFSDMIVADTTCDGKKKMFEIMGKIKHVHVLQLPQQQNTDLFLDPWITELKQLRQVIGDQAGIPITDERLRDAISLLNRERQAKKALMDVAAVKPSPISGTQMLEILFKTGFFADKEKGIDLIHEITEACLQKAENQESPFTADTPRILLTGVPVGLGSDKVVKILESSGANVVAFENCSGYKQTFQVDESKDPITALAEQYLAIPCSVMSPNPGREELLTSMVETFKVDGIVDLTWQACHTYNVEAFQIRELAEQTFNLPYLHLETDYSESDTEQLRVRIEAFLEMI; the protein is encoded by the coding sequence ATGACACCGGAACTTGGTGCAAAGCTGCAGCAGATTACTGAACAGAATATAATGGATATCGAAGCGCATAAACAACAGGGCAAGTCCGTGGTGGGCTTTTACTGCCTGTACGGCCCCACAGAACTTGCCGTTGCCGCAGATGCCATCCCGCTGCCCCTGTGCGGCACCCGGCAGGACCCCATTGAAGCGGCGGAGCAGACCTTGCCCAGGAATTTGTGCCCCCTGATCAAAAGCAGTTATGGATTTGCCGTCACCGGCACCTGCCCGTTTTTTAAATTCTCGGATATGATCGTGGCCGATACCACCTGTGACGGCAAAAAGAAAATGTTCGAGATCATGGGCAAAATCAAGCATGTCCATGTGCTCCAGCTGCCCCAGCAGCAGAATACCGACCTGTTTTTAGATCCCTGGATCACTGAATTAAAGCAGTTGCGCCAGGTGATCGGAGATCAGGCCGGGATTCCCATTACAGATGAACGCCTTCGGGACGCCATTTCGCTGTTGAACCGGGAGCGCCAGGCCAAAAAGGCGCTAATGGATGTGGCGGCGGTCAAACCGTCCCCCATCAGCGGTACCCAGATGCTTGAAATTTTGTTTAAGACAGGTTTTTTTGCAGACAAGGAGAAGGGCATTGACCTGATCCATGAAATCACCGAAGCCTGCCTGCAAAAGGCGGAGAACCAGGAAAGTCCTTTCACCGCGGATACGCCCAGGATTCTGCTGACCGGTGTGCCCGTAGGCTTAGGGTCGGACAAAGTGGTAAAAATCCTTGAAAGTTCCGGTGCCAATGTAGTGGCCTTTGAAAATTGCAGCGGGTATAAGCAGACTTTTCAGGTGGATGAAAGCAAAGATCCCATCACAGCCCTTGCCGAACAATACCTTGCCATTCCATGCTCGGTCATGAGTCCCAACCCGGGGCGTGAAGAACTTCTCACAAGTATGGTGGAGACATTCAAGGTTGACGGGATTGTGGACCTTACCTGGCAGGCCTGTCACACCTATAATGTTGAAGCGTTTCAGATCCGGGAACTTGCCGAACAAACCTTTAATTTGCCGTATCTGCATCTGGAAACCGATTATTCAGAATCAGATACCGAACAACTCCGGGTCCGGATCGAGGCATTTCTTGAAATGATTTGA
- a CDS encoding efflux transporter outer membrane subunit: protein MAIRLITSAVVGLMLFTAGCSFIPEYSQPELPVADVWPDKGLSADARSNPAAADIVYQDYFTSHSLQQIIAMALENNRDMRVALLNIEQARAAYRINKADELPVIAGSTGVSRQGVAEDSSSTGKAYTTDTSMTVGLGITAYELDLFGRVRSLSQSALESYLATQEAASSTRIALVAQTADAYVSLLAQRKLLQLAQETYNAQKATYDVIKSQYDAGSTDQLALAQAATSTQSAKASIYQYKRLAAQAENALVYLAGSGVYDLIKTSEDPCESIDEIGFLGQLPAGLPSQILLARPDIQAAEHQLKAANADIGAARAALYPTISLTGSLGFAAEGLSYLFDPSRSLSWGFSPNLSIPIFNRGGLKASLDVANVNEKIAAAQYEGAIQTAFREVADQLAARKHYKGQLDAQNALVSATRKAYRLSKARYDNGVDDFLTVLDSQRSLFSAEQGAISLKQAYLSNLINLYKVMGGGKMDTTSEVN, encoded by the coding sequence ATGGCAATTAGACTCATTACGTCAGCCGTTGTCGGCCTGATGCTTTTTACTGCCGGCTGTTCGTTTATCCCTGAATACAGTCAGCCGGAGCTGCCGGTGGCAGATGTATGGCCTGACAAAGGGCTCAGTGCAGATGCCAGGTCCAATCCGGCTGCCGCTGACATCGTCTACCAGGATTATTTTACCTCCCATTCCCTGCAGCAGATCATTGCCATGGCCCTGGAAAATAACCGGGATATGAGGGTAGCCCTTCTCAATATTGAGCAGGCAAGGGCGGCCTACCGGATCAACAAAGCCGATGAACTGCCCGTCATTGCGGGCAGCACCGGGGTGAGCCGTCAGGGTGTTGCAGAAGACAGCAGTTCTACAGGCAAAGCATATACAACAGATACATCCATGACTGTGGGATTGGGCATTACCGCCTACGAACTCGATCTTTTCGGTCGGGTTAGAAGTCTTAGCCAAAGCGCCCTTGAAAGCTATCTTGCCACCCAGGAAGCGGCGTCAAGTACCCGCATTGCCCTGGTGGCCCAGACCGCAGATGCCTATGTCTCCCTTTTGGCCCAAAGAAAGCTGCTGCAGCTTGCCCAGGAAACATACAACGCCCAGAAAGCGACCTATGATGTGATTAAAAGCCAGTATGATGCCGGCTCCACAGACCAGCTGGCTCTGGCCCAGGCCGCCACATCCACCCAAAGCGCCAAGGCGTCCATTTATCAGTACAAACGTCTGGCTGCCCAGGCGGAAAATGCGCTGGTATACCTTGCAGGTTCCGGGGTGTATGATCTTATCAAGACATCTGAAGATCCATGCGAAAGCATTGACGAAATTGGCTTTTTGGGGCAGCTGCCGGCAGGACTTCCCTCCCAGATTCTTCTGGCCCGGCCTGACATCCAGGCGGCCGAGCATCAGTTGAAGGCGGCCAATGCCGATATTGGTGCGGCCCGGGCGGCCCTGTATCCCACCATCAGCCTGACCGGCTCTCTGGGATTTGCTGCTGAGGGGCTATCCTATTTGTTTGATCCGTCCAGAAGTCTCTCCTGGGGATTCTCTCCCAATCTGAGCATCCCCATATTTAACCGGGGAGGGCTGAAGGCCAGCCTGGATGTTGCCAACGTCAATGAAAAAATTGCGGCAGCCCAGTATGAAGGTGCTATTCAGACCGCGTTCAGGGAGGTGGCGGACCAGCTGGCGGCACGTAAACACTATAAGGGCCAGCTGGATGCCCAGAATGCACTGGTATCGGCGACCCGGAAAGCATATCGTCTGTCCAAGGCCAGGTATGACAATGGGGTGGATGATTTCCTCACGGTTCTGGATTCCCAGCGCTCGCTGTTCAGCGCGGAGCAGGGCGCCATTTCCCTGAAACAGGCCTACTTGAGCAACCTGATTAACCTGTACAAGGTGATGGGTGGTGGAAAAATGGATACTACCTCTGAAGTTAATTAG